The proteins below are encoded in one region of Deinococcus budaensis:
- the rpsO gene encoding 30S ribosomal protein S15 — protein MIDKKQTIQTYAKSEGDTGSTAVQVALLTERIQNLSRHLGENKKDKHGQRGLQLMNGQRRRLLKYLERTNYDEYIALTDRLGIRRGQRIVR, from the coding sequence GTGATCGACAAGAAACAGACCATCCAGACCTATGCCAAGAGTGAAGGCGACACCGGCAGCACCGCCGTGCAGGTCGCCCTGCTGACCGAGCGCATCCAGAACCTCTCGCGTCACCTGGGCGAGAACAAGAAGGACAAGCACGGCCAGCGCGGCCTCCAGCTGATGAACGGCCAGCGCCGCCGCCTGCTGAAGTACCTCGAGCGCACCAACTACGACGAGTACATCGCCCTGACCGACCGCCTCGGCATCCGCCGCGGCCAGCGCATCGTCCGCTAA
- a CDS encoding XRE family transcriptional regulator, whose protein sequence is MASSLPELSGWLRERRRSLGLRQDEVARRTAEGGGEAGGVTQPYLSRLERGERPLSALTPARQDALRRALEISAGEWAARTGLPLLSPLSPEGQVPGGELLTRLELFRVPVRALATAGLPLSEDSGSVIDLELVPARDHRPGMLVLEVQGDSMTDPSGGGIRPGDRVYVDPGDLDLREGRVYVLHVPGLGLTVKRLRRYGEHLWLTSDNPDHPPVRPEEATVVGRVYFHQPRGVRL, encoded by the coding sequence ATGGCTTCTTCTCTGCCCGAGCTGTCCGGCTGGCTGCGTGAGCGGCGGCGGAGCCTGGGCCTGCGCCAGGACGAGGTGGCGCGGCGCACCGCCGAGGGGGGCGGTGAGGCGGGCGGGGTGACCCAGCCGTACCTCAGCCGCCTGGAACGCGGGGAACGGCCGCTGTCGGCCCTGACCCCGGCGCGGCAGGACGCGCTGCGCCGCGCGCTGGAGATCAGCGCGGGCGAGTGGGCGGCGCGCACGGGCCTGCCGCTGCTCTCGCCGCTCTCCCCGGAAGGCCAGGTGCCGGGGGGTGAGCTGCTGACCCGGCTGGAGCTGTTCCGGGTGCCGGTGCGGGCGCTGGCGACGGCGGGCCTGCCCCTTTCCGAGGATTCGGGCAGCGTGATCGACCTCGAACTGGTGCCCGCGCGCGACCACCGCCCCGGGATGCTGGTGCTGGAGGTGCAGGGCGACTCCATGACCGACCCCAGCGGCGGCGGCATCCGCCCCGGCGACCGCGTCTATGTCGATCCCGGCGACCTCGACCTGCGAGAGGGCCGGGTGTACGTGCTGCACGTGCCCGGCCTGGGCCTGACCGTCAAGCGGCTGCGGCGCTACGGCGAGCACCTGTGGCTGACCAGCGACAACCCCGACCACCCCCCGGTGCGGCCCGAGGAGGCGACCGTGGTGGGCCGGGTGTACTTCCACCAACCGCGCGGAGTGCGGCTGTGA
- a CDS encoding GNAT family N-acetyltransferase → MTPPVSVRRVTDPEDPALAEFGRIQQESYYAPEMLIPPEVFPHLVSGGGRGARQDRILVAQDADGPVLGGTVYHLLPEAGFNSFLAVGRGARGRGVGRALHRATLEEVRGRGLPGIFADSVFPDRQDAADREAEARTGVDPAARRRALHALGLRTVDLPYWQPVGGPNGGPLTDLDLLFHPLDGAATVPTALVTGTLQAYWGAWLGEKRARQEAEALAGRAGRDTLRLLPATETPGYWREREQRKQNAEA, encoded by the coding sequence ATGACCCCGCCCGTGAGCGTCCGCCGCGTGACCGACCCCGAGGACCCGGCCCTGGCCGAGTTCGGCCGCATCCAGCAGGAAAGCTACTACGCCCCCGAGATGCTGATCCCGCCTGAGGTCTTTCCTCACCTCGTCTCCGGCGGGGGCCGGGGGGCGCGTCAGGACCGCATTCTGGTCGCCCAGGACGCGGACGGACCCGTGCTGGGCGGCACCGTCTACCACCTGCTGCCGGAGGCGGGCTTCAATTCCTTCCTGGCCGTGGGGCGCGGGGCGCGGGGCCGGGGGGTGGGCCGCGCGCTGCACCGGGCGACGCTGGAGGAGGTGCGCGGGCGCGGCCTGCCCGGCATCTTCGCCGACAGCGTCTTCCCGGACCGCCAGGACGCCGCCGACCGCGAGGCCGAGGCCCGCACGGGCGTGGACCCCGCCGCCCGCCGGCGGGCGCTGCACGCCCTGGGCCTGCGCACCGTGGACCTGCCCTACTGGCAACCCGTCGGCGGCCCGAACGGCGGCCCCCTGACCGACCTCGACCTGCTCTTCCATCCGCTGGACGGCGCCGCCACGGTGCCCACTGCCCTGGTCACCGGGACCCTGCAAGCCTACTGGGGTGCCTGGCTGGGAGAAAAACGCGCCCGGCAGGAAGCGGAAGCCCTGGCCGGGCGGGCAGGCCGCGATACCCTGCGCCTGCTCCCCGCCACCGAGACGCCGGGGTACTGGAGGGAGCGCGAGCAACGGAAACAGAATGCAGAGGCCTGA
- a CDS encoding YebC/PmpR family DNA-binding transcriptional regulator, protein MAGHSKWSQIKRKKGANDKKRSAMYSKHIRAIQAAVRSGGSGDPAGNLGLKNAIAAAKADTVPVDNIENAIKRAVGAAEGAAEFKEVTYEGYGPGGTALFIETLTDNVNRTVADIRAVFNKRGGALGTGGSVAWQFEKKGVILLPDASEAAQEAAIEHGAEDFQESEDGLEISTAPNDLYAVQDGLAAAGFKAESGQITMIPTNTVAVSGDDVRRLLTLIDALEDLDDVQNVYSNAELPEDVEA, encoded by the coding sequence ATGGCCGGTCACAGCAAGTGGTCACAGATCAAACGCAAGAAGGGCGCCAACGATAAGAAACGCAGCGCGATGTACTCCAAGCACATCCGCGCCATTCAGGCCGCCGTGCGCTCGGGCGGCAGCGGGGACCCCGCCGGGAACCTGGGCCTGAAAAACGCCATCGCGGCGGCCAAGGCCGACACCGTGCCGGTGGACAACATCGAGAACGCGATCAAGCGCGCGGTGGGTGCGGCCGAGGGCGCGGCCGAGTTCAAGGAGGTCACCTACGAGGGCTACGGCCCCGGCGGCACCGCCCTTTTCATCGAGACGCTGACCGACAACGTGAACCGCACGGTGGCCGACATCCGCGCGGTGTTCAACAAGCGCGGCGGGGCGCTGGGCACGGGCGGGAGCGTCGCGTGGCAGTTCGAGAAAAAGGGCGTGATTCTGCTGCCCGACGCCTCCGAGGCCGCGCAGGAGGCCGCCATCGAGCACGGCGCCGAGGACTTTCAGGAGTCCGAGGACGGGCTGGAGATCAGCACCGCGCCGAATGACCTCTACGCCGTGCAAGACGGGCTGGCAGCGGCAGGCTTCAAGGCCGAGAGCGGGCAGATCACCATGATTCCCACCAACACGGTGGCCGTGAGCGGCGACGACGTGCGGCGGCTGCTGACCCTGATCGACGCGCTGGAAGACCTGGACGACGTGCAGAACGTGTATTCCAACGCGGAGCTGCCGGAAGACGTGGAGGCGTAG
- a CDS encoding glutamine--tRNA ligase/YqeY domain fusion protein, whose product MTGPESLPSSASAGAAPGAARVAPNFITEIIERDLESGKYPGVVTRFPPEPNGYLHLGHTFASFLDFQTAVQYGGRYHLRLDDTNPEGESVEFAQAIQDDLRWLGWDWGDHLYYASDNFEKYYGYAEQLITQGDAYVDSVSADEMARLRGDAVTPGTPSEYRSRPVEENLDLFRRMRAGEFADGQHVLRARIDLASPNMKLRDPVLYRILRGHHYRAGDEWCIYPMYDFQHPLQDALEGVTHSMCSLEFVDNRAIYDWLMERLGFSPRPHQYEFGRRSLEYTVVSKRKLRRLVQEGRVTGWDDPRMPTLRAQRRLGVTPEAVRAFASQIGVSRTNRTVDISVYENAVRGDLNHRAPRVMAVTDPLRVVVTNLPEGETRTLTLPYWPHDVIRDSPDGRVALPSGERVAPERAVREVPFSRELYIERGDFSLDPPKGFKRLTVGGTVRLRGAGILRADGVETDAAGQVTLVRATLLEEGAKAAGVIHWVDAARALPAEFRLYDRLFRVAHPEGENPDDIAPDFDPERMSHENEAAPLDAGFLRFLNPQSLRVTRGFVEPSVAHDPADTRYQFERQGYFWRDPVDSREDALVFGRIITLKDAWASEAHKDTPKAAAGAPRPAPKAEALQAAAAQKPQVSPLTPEQQAEVARLAALGAAEAEARTVARDPALLAFLAGARQDGTFGQVASWAVNDLAASLRAGEVRVSAADLAPLAGLLASGTVTTRVARDVLARAAASGEAPLEIVEREGLNAALGDEALAAAVAEVLAANPDKVEAYRGGRAALMGFFTGQVMRATGGKADPARVAAALREALSGG is encoded by the coding sequence ATGACCGGGCCTGAATCCCTTCCTTCCAGTGCCAGCGCGGGCGCCGCTCCGGGCGCGGCCCGCGTGGCGCCCAACTTCATCACCGAGATCATCGAGCGCGACCTGGAGAGCGGCAAGTACCCGGGCGTGGTGACCCGCTTTCCGCCCGAGCCGAACGGGTACCTGCACCTGGGGCACACCTTCGCCTCCTTCCTCGATTTCCAGACTGCCGTGCAGTACGGGGGCCGCTACCACCTGCGGCTCGACGACACCAACCCCGAAGGCGAGAGCGTGGAGTTCGCCCAGGCGATTCAGGACGATCTGCGCTGGCTGGGCTGGGACTGGGGCGACCACCTGTACTACGCCTCGGACAACTTCGAGAAGTATTACGGGTACGCCGAGCAGCTGATCACCCAGGGCGACGCCTACGTGGACTCGGTGAGCGCGGACGAGATGGCCCGGCTGCGCGGCGACGCGGTCACGCCCGGCACCCCCAGCGAGTACCGGAGCCGCCCCGTGGAGGAAAACCTCGACCTGTTCCGGCGGATGCGCGCGGGCGAGTTCGCGGACGGCCAACACGTCCTGCGCGCGAGGATCGACCTCGCCAGCCCCAACATGAAGCTGCGCGACCCGGTGCTCTACCGCATCCTGCGCGGCCACCACTACCGCGCCGGGGACGAGTGGTGCATCTACCCGATGTACGACTTTCAGCACCCGCTGCAAGACGCGCTTGAAGGCGTGACGCACTCCATGTGCAGCCTGGAGTTCGTGGACAACCGCGCGATCTACGACTGGCTGATGGAGCGCCTGGGTTTCTCGCCGCGCCCGCACCAGTACGAGTTCGGGCGGCGCAGCCTGGAATACACGGTGGTCTCCAAGCGCAAGCTGCGCCGGCTGGTGCAAGAAGGCCGGGTGACCGGCTGGGACGATCCCCGGATGCCCACCCTGCGCGCCCAGCGGCGGCTCGGCGTGACGCCGGAGGCCGTGCGCGCCTTTGCCTCGCAGATCGGGGTCAGCCGCACCAACCGCACGGTGGACATCAGCGTGTACGAGAACGCGGTGCGCGGCGACCTCAACCACCGGGCGCCGCGCGTGATGGCGGTCACCGACCCCCTGCGGGTCGTGGTGACCAACCTGCCGGAAGGGGAGACGCGGACCCTCACGTTGCCGTACTGGCCCCACGACGTGATCCGCGACTCGCCGGACGGCCGGGTCGCCCTGCCGAGCGGCGAGCGGGTGGCCCCCGAGCGGGCCGTGCGCGAGGTGCCCTTCTCGCGCGAGCTGTACATCGAGCGCGGCGACTTCTCGCTCGACCCCCCCAAGGGCTTCAAGCGCCTGACGGTGGGCGGCACCGTGCGCCTGCGCGGGGCGGGTATCCTGCGCGCGGACGGGGTGGAGACGGACGCGGCGGGGCAGGTCACACTGGTGCGCGCGACCCTGCTGGAGGAAGGCGCCAAAGCCGCCGGGGTCATTCACTGGGTGGACGCCGCGCGCGCGCTGCCCGCCGAGTTCCGCCTCTACGACCGCCTGTTCCGGGTGGCGCACCCCGAAGGGGAGAACCCCGACGACATCGCCCCCGACTTCGACCCCGAGCGCATGAGCCACGAGAACGAGGCCGCGCCGCTGGACGCCGGATTTCTGCGCTTCCTCAACCCCCAGAGCCTGCGGGTCACGCGCGGGTTCGTCGAGCCGAGCGTGGCGCACGACCCCGCTGACACCCGCTACCAGTTCGAGCGGCAGGGTTACTTCTGGCGCGATCCCGTGGACAGCCGCGAGGACGCGCTGGTGTTCGGGCGAATCATCACGCTGAAAGACGCCTGGGCCAGCGAGGCACACAAGGACACACCCAAGGCCGCCGCCGGGGCGCCCAGGCCTGCCCCGAAGGCCGAGGCGCTCCAGGCGGCGGCAGCCCAGAAGCCCCAGGTGTCCCCCCTCACCCCCGAGCAGCAGGCCGAGGTCGCCCGCCTGGCTGCGCTCGGGGCCGCCGAGGCGGAGGCGCGCACGGTTGCCCGCGACCCGGCGCTGCTGGCCTTCCTGGCCGGGGCGCGGCAGGACGGCACCTTCGGACAGGTCGCGTCGTGGGCCGTGAACGACCTCGCCGCCAGCCTGCGGGCCGGGGAGGTGCGGGTGTCCGCCGCCGACCTCGCGCCGCTGGCGGGGCTGCTGGCTTCCGGCACGGTGACCACCCGCGTGGCCCGCGACGTGCTGGCCCGCGCGGCGGCGTCCGGTGAGGCGCCGCTGGAGATCGTCGAGCGCGAGGGGCTGAACGCGGCCCTGGGGGACGAGGCGCTGGCGGCGGCGGTCGCTGAAGTGCTGGCCGCCAACCCTGACAAGGTGGAGGCCTACCGGGGAGGCAGGGCGGCGCTGATGGGCTTTTTCACCGGGCAGGTTATGCGGGCGACTGGCGGCAAGGCCGACCCCGCGCGGGTGGCGGCGGCGCTGCGGGAGGCGCTCAGCGGCGGGTGA
- a CDS encoding arsinothricin resistance N-acetyltransferase ArsN1 family A, whose amino-acid sequence MSRTRAATPEDAPAITRIYNQGIRDRVATFETRERQEEEVRARLAGASPAAVALNGAGEVVAFAWCGPYSARPVYATIGEHSVYTAREARGQGYGEAALRALLGAAREAGLHKLTSRILTDNAASRRLHARCGFREVGVQLRHARLDGEWRDVVTVEVLLDGPATP is encoded by the coding sequence ATGTCCCGCACCCGCGCCGCCACGCCGGAAGATGCTCCCGCGATCACCCGCATCTACAACCAGGGCATCCGCGACCGGGTGGCGACTTTTGAGACCCGCGAGCGGCAGGAGGAGGAAGTGCGCGCCCGGCTAGCCGGAGCCTCCCCCGCCGCCGTGGCGCTGAACGGCGCCGGGGAGGTCGTGGCCTTTGCCTGGTGCGGCCCCTACAGCGCCCGGCCCGTCTACGCGACCATCGGGGAGCACAGCGTCTATACGGCGCGGGAAGCGCGGGGCCAGGGGTACGGCGAGGCGGCGTTGCGAGCGCTGCTCGGCGCGGCGCGGGAAGCTGGGCTGCACAAGCTCACCAGCCGCATCCTCACGGACAACGCGGCCAGCCGCCGCCTGCACGCGCGTTGCGGCTTCCGCGAGGTCGGTGTGCAGCTGCGCCATGCCCGCCTGGACGGCGAGTGGCGCGACGTGGTGACGGTCGAGGTGCTGCTGGACGGGCCAGCCACCCCCTGA
- a CDS encoding multidrug DMT transporter, whose amino-acid sequence MENLLKKAGAMLAHLDLFTHMLHLRGLLQLAAHMEERGDRVTLISPEAITLVGADMTTDPSVTTSKGATVEAANAYSVLRTLKGHDAPEYAVTREELKALNARAVAELEAGDAMRAFGETLVRIGVGAAAPAAEAAPEQRPGRGRRGTEAEADGGGSEQPAA is encoded by the coding sequence ATGGAAAACCTGTTGAAAAAAGCGGGCGCGATGCTCGCCCACCTCGACCTCTTCACCCACATGCTGCACCTGCGCGGGCTGCTGCAACTCGCGGCGCACATGGAGGAGCGCGGCGACCGCGTGACCCTGATCTCGCCGGAAGCGATCACGCTGGTGGGCGCGGACATGACCACCGACCCCAGCGTGACCACCAGCAAGGGCGCCACCGTCGAGGCCGCCAACGCCTACAGCGTGCTGCGGACCCTCAAGGGCCACGACGCGCCCGAGTACGCCGTGACCCGCGAGGAACTCAAGGCGCTCAACGCCCGGGCGGTCGCGGAGCTGGAGGCGGGCGACGCGATGCGGGCTTTCGGGGAGACGCTGGTGCGGATCGGCGTGGGCGCGGCAGCTCCGGCGGCCGAGGCGGCTCCCGAGCAGCGGCCGGGGCGGGGACGCCGGGGGACCGAGGCGGAGGCGGACGGTGGGGGGAGCGAGCAGCCCGCCGCCTGA
- a CDS encoding gamma-glutamylcyclotransferase, producing the protein MKGGRSAGPERPASSPLTRVFVYGTLRPGERNAEVAARGGPFGAVPARLTGFRLLHLSPEAYPGIVPGPPDGVVVGEVLTYAPRDWPRALLLLDALEGVHDTPPLYRRAAVTVTLEGGASQAAWTYVYADADRLTRPGAVLLPGGDWRAWPDRERPGVGER; encoded by the coding sequence GTGAAGGGCGGCCGAAGCGCTGGCCCGGAGCGCCCGGCATCTTCCCCCCTGACCCGCGTCTTCGTCTACGGCACCCTGCGGCCCGGCGAGCGCAACGCGGAGGTGGCCGCCCGGGGAGGCCCGTTTGGGGCGGTCCCCGCGCGGCTGACCGGCTTCCGGCTGCTGCACCTCTCCCCCGAGGCGTATCCGGGGATCGTGCCCGGCCCGCCGGACGGGGTGGTCGTGGGGGAAGTGCTGACCTACGCGCCCCGCGACTGGCCGCGCGCCCTGCTCCTGCTCGACGCGCTGGAGGGCGTCCACGACACGCCGCCGCTCTACCGCCGCGCGGCCGTGACCGTCACGCTGGAAGGCGGCGCAAGCCAGGCCGCCTGGACCTACGTCTACGCGGACGCCGACCGACTGACCCGCCCCGGCGCCGTCCTCCTGCCGGGCGGCGACTGGCGCGCCTGGCCTGACCGCGAGCGGCCCGGCGTGGGCGAGCGCTGA
- a CDS encoding amidohydrolase, giving the protein MTAAPGAPLTVIHATTRTLDETRPQAEAVLVGGGRVLAAGSREDVAAQDPRARVLDHRDLILTPGLAEAHVHLVSYGFSLSELNLHGARSVPEVQARVAQRAMNTPAGTWIRGGGFLLSELGLSDYPTAALLDEVSPHHPVLLYSRDMHLSWANSLALRLAGVTEATPDPEGGRIVRPLGTLLESASGLVARVRPTPSEAEYLSAAKAGADDLAARGYVSAHTMAFEPVEAPRAVQLLAQRGELPLRVWATLPHDRLAHARDLGLRLTPGGLFQWGGVKFFADGALGSRTAWLHAPGFADGSGTGMPLDPPELIRERGREALELGLTPVTHAIGDRANTEVLDVYDALRPLAAEQGVRLRIEHAQHLRSQDIPRFRGLTASVQPIHLQADGPMIRELLPHLEGTSYPFRSLKAAGAILAFGSDAPVAPPEYRANFAAAITRRDDAGQPLAASEALTEEEVLWAHTRGPALAAGWDDEGIIRPGARAAFTLWDRVGGTARALVL; this is encoded by the coding sequence ATGACCGCAGCCCCCGGCGCTCCCCTCACGGTGATTCACGCGACCACCCGGACCCTCGACGAGACCCGCCCCCAGGCGGAGGCCGTGCTGGTCGGCGGCGGCCGGGTGCTGGCCGCCGGAAGCCGCGAGGACGTGGCGGCGCAGGACCCGCGCGCGCGGGTCCTCGACCACCGCGACCTGATCCTGACGCCGGGGCTGGCCGAGGCGCATGTCCACCTCGTCTCCTACGGCTTTTCGCTGTCCGAACTGAACCTGCACGGCGCGCGTAGCGTCCCCGAGGTGCAGGCGCGGGTCGCGCAGCGGGCCATGAACACGCCCGCCGGAACCTGGATTCGCGGCGGGGGCTTCCTGCTGTCCGAACTCGGCCTCTCCGATTACCCTACCGCCGCCCTGCTCGACGAGGTCAGCCCGCACCACCCGGTCTTGCTGTACTCGCGGGATATGCACCTGAGCTGGGCGAACTCGCTGGCGCTGCGCCTCGCGGGCGTGACGGAAGCGACCCCCGACCCCGAGGGCGGCCGCATCGTGCGCCCGCTGGGCACGCTGCTGGAAAGTGCCAGCGGTCTCGTCGCGCGGGTGCGCCCGACGCCCAGCGAGGCCGAGTACCTCTCGGCGGCGAAAGCCGGAGCCGACGATCTGGCCGCACGCGGCTACGTCAGTGCCCACACGATGGCCTTCGAGCCGGTCGAGGCGCCGCGTGCCGTGCAACTCCTCGCCCAGCGGGGCGAACTGCCGCTGCGGGTCTGGGCGACCCTGCCGCACGACCGCCTCGCGCACGCCCGCGACCTGGGGCTGCGCCTCACGCCCGGCGGCCTCTTCCAGTGGGGCGGGGTCAAGTTCTTCGCGGACGGGGCGCTGGGAAGCCGCACCGCCTGGCTGCACGCGCCGGGGTTCGCGGACGGGTCGGGCACCGGGATGCCCCTCGACCCCCCCGAGCTGATCCGCGAGCGCGGGCGCGAGGCACTGGAACTCGGCCTTACCCCCGTGACCCACGCCATCGGAGACCGGGCGAACACCGAGGTCCTCGACGTGTACGACGCCCTGCGCCCCCTCGCCGCCGAACAAGGCGTGCGGCTGCGAATCGAGCACGCCCAGCACCTGCGCTCCCAGGACATTCCCCGCTTCCGGGGCCTGACCGCCAGCGTGCAGCCTATCCACCTCCAGGCCGACGGCCCGATGATCCGGGAACTGCTGCCCCACCTGGAGGGCACCTCCTATCCCTTCCGCTCGCTGAAGGCGGCCGGGGCCATCCTCGCCTTCGGGTCCGATGCCCCGGTCGCGCCGCCCGAATACCGCGCCAACTTCGCCGCCGCGATCACCCGCCGCGACGACGCGGGCCAGCCGCTCGCCGCGTCCGAGGCCCTCACCGAGGAAGAAGTCCTGTGGGCGCACACCCGGGGTCCTGCCCTGGCCGCCGGGTGGGACGACGAGGGGATCATCCGGCCCGGGGCGCGGGCGGCCTTTACCCTCTGGGACCGGGTCGGGGGCACGGCGCGGGCACTGGTGCTCTAG
- a CDS encoding S1C family serine protease: MNAVRTAAARGLILTAALLLAAPTAPAQPAAFQSIPAPLQTSQKQALQDQTAQSVLAQAASPSTPQRAAPAPLSAAETAALRALYQKLRPATLRIEDCPPNDCSDPNGVGSAFLIGDGYALTAYHVVKGARTLSAQTLDRKRYAVQIVGFDDQSDVALIRVNVPANTPFFPLAAARPAVGDAALAIGNGGGEFLTLKTGRLTGLDSDAGRADFPPGTLELNAQLVPGDSGGPVINARGEAIGVVSYISVSRGNRITSYAVPVTRTDPRLAELRRGVKREAPIIGITLNLPPELSPVTALPAENFAEFSRVFDLGTTPGAFFTDVSPGSPAARAGLQPLDYDADGNRTSGDIVTAVNGQRVTNFSDFQYAVRRYQPGQTITLSVLRADKPIEVKLTLVARSTVRVRN; encoded by the coding sequence ATGAACGCCGTCCGGACTGCCGCTGCGCGCGGCCTGATCCTCACGGCCGCGCTGCTGCTCGCGGCCCCGACTGCTCCCGCCCAGCCTGCCGCCTTCCAGAGCATTCCGGCCCCGCTCCAGACCTCCCAGAAGCAGGCCCTCCAGGACCAGACCGCGCAGAGCGTGCTGGCGCAGGCCGCTTCCCCCAGCACCCCGCAGCGGGCGGCCCCGGCGCCTCTCAGCGCGGCAGAGACGGCGGCCCTGCGCGCCCTGTACCAGAAACTGCGCCCCGCCACCCTGCGGATCGAGGACTGCCCGCCCAACGACTGCTCGGATCCCAACGGCGTGGGCAGCGCCTTTCTGATCGGGGACGGCTACGCCCTGACCGCCTACCACGTGGTCAAGGGCGCCAGGACCCTCAGTGCCCAGACCCTGGACCGCAAACGGTACGCCGTGCAGATCGTGGGCTTCGACGACCAGTCCGACGTGGCCCTGATCCGGGTGAACGTTCCGGCGAACACTCCCTTCTTCCCGCTGGCCGCCGCCCGCCCGGCGGTGGGTGACGCCGCGCTCGCCATCGGCAACGGCGGCGGGGAGTTCCTGACCCTCAAGACCGGGCGCCTGACCGGCCTGGACAGCGACGCGGGACGCGCGGACTTTCCGCCCGGCACGCTGGAACTGAACGCCCAGCTTGTTCCCGGCGACAGCGGCGGCCCGGTGATCAACGCGCGCGGCGAGGCCATCGGCGTGGTGAGCTATATCAGCGTGTCGCGCGGCAACCGCATCACGTCCTACGCGGTGCCCGTCACCCGCACCGACCCCAGACTGGCCGAACTGCGCCGGGGGGTCAAGCGCGAGGCGCCGATCATCGGCATCACGCTGAATCTGCCCCCCGAGCTGTCGCCCGTGACGGCGCTGCCCGCCGAGAACTTCGCCGAGTTCAGCCGCGTTTTCGATCTGGGCACGACGCCCGGCGCCTTTTTCACCGATGTCTCTCCGGGCAGCCCCGCCGCCCGCGCAGGCCTGCAACCGCTCGACTACGACGCGGACGGCAACCGCACCTCGGGCGACATCGTGACGGCCGTCAACGGCCAGCGCGTCACCAACTTCTCGGACTTCCAGTACGCCGTGCGGCGCTACCAGCCGGGCCAGACCATCACCCTGAGCGTGTTGCGCGCGGACAAGCCCATCGAGGTCAAGCTCACCCTGGTGGCGCGCTCGACCGTCCGCGTCCGCAATTGA
- a CDS encoding carbonic anhydrase, whose translation MSQPPAAALDPADLERRILDAIRRGASMEDIADLRPSRVVSPEDAIEALKDGNARFFSGQATRPEADANQRRAQIMGQTPFAAVLACSDSRVPVEIVFDQGLGDLFVVRVAGNVVGETGLGTLEYATEHLDVHLIVVMGHEGCGAVSSAMLPDEALAAEPENLRRLIARIQPSVRGLPPIRDKKARMREAVLSNVRYQVAALREQPVIQAAEARGQIRVIGGFYEIGSGAVDFLTEEEDLRL comes from the coding sequence ATGAGCCAGCCTCCCGCCGCCGCCCTCGACCCGGCCGACCTCGAACGGCGCATTCTGGACGCGATTCGCCGGGGCGCGAGCATGGAGGACATCGCCGACTTGCGCCCCAGCCGCGTCGTCTCGCCGGAAGACGCCATCGAGGCGCTCAAGGACGGCAACGCCCGCTTCTTTTCGGGGCAGGCCACCCGTCCCGAGGCCGACGCCAACCAGCGCCGCGCGCAGATTATGGGCCAGACGCCCTTTGCGGCGGTGCTGGCGTGCAGCGACAGCCGCGTGCCGGTCGAGATCGTGTTCGACCAGGGCCTGGGTGACCTCTTCGTGGTGCGGGTCGCGGGCAACGTGGTGGGCGAGACCGGGCTGGGCACGCTGGAATACGCCACCGAGCACCTCGACGTTCACCTGATCGTGGTGATGGGCCACGAGGGCTGCGGGGCCGTCTCGTCGGCGATGTTGCCGGACGAGGCGCTGGCGGCGGAACCGGAAAACCTGCGCCGATTGATCGCCCGCATTCAGCCCAGCGTGCGCGGGCTGCCCCCCATCCGCGACAAGAAGGCCCGGATGCGCGAGGCGGTCCTGAGCAACGTGCGCTATCAGGTCGCCGCCCTGCGCGAGCAGCCGGTGATCCAGGCGGCCGAGGCGCGCGGCCAGATCCGGGTGATCGGCGGCTTCTACGAGATCGGCTCGGGCGCGGTGGACTTTCTGACGGAAGAAGAGGACCTGCGGCTCTGA